A single window of Nocardioides baekrokdamisoli DNA harbors:
- a CDS encoding PhoH family protein: MSEPSTERRNRTNLRSAPAGAQHIVVIPASINAVSVLGPADEHLTLVESTLGVALHVRGNRITVTGPARDVAKAERAFDEMIQIVRTGQGLARETVERVLGMVVEEIAEKPADILSHNILTNRGRSIRPKTINQKRYVEAIDQHTVTFGIGPAGTGKTYLAVAKAVQALTSRTVNRIVLTRPAVESGENLGFLPGTLTEKIDPYMRPLYDALHDMLDPDLIPRLLASGTIEIAPLAYMRGRTLSGAFVILDEAQNTTPEQMKMFLTRLGFGSKIVVTGDISQTDLPSGKQSGLKVVEGILTGIDDISFNRLTSHDVVRHELVGHIVAAYDAHDETIENTKSTRERK, translated from the coding sequence ATGAGCGAGCCCTCCACCGAGCGCCGGAACCGGACCAATCTGCGCTCGGCCCCCGCCGGCGCGCAGCACATTGTGGTGATCCCGGCCAGCATCAACGCGGTCAGCGTCCTCGGTCCCGCCGACGAGCACCTCACCCTGGTCGAGTCGACCCTCGGTGTCGCCCTGCACGTACGCGGCAACCGCATCACCGTCACTGGTCCTGCGCGCGATGTGGCCAAGGCCGAACGCGCCTTCGACGAGATGATCCAGATCGTGCGCACCGGCCAGGGTCTGGCCCGCGAGACGGTGGAGCGGGTCCTCGGGATGGTCGTGGAGGAGATCGCCGAGAAGCCCGCCGACATCCTGTCGCACAACATCCTGACGAATCGTGGCCGCTCGATCCGGCCCAAGACGATCAACCAGAAGCGGTACGTCGAGGCGATCGATCAGCACACCGTCACATTCGGTATCGGTCCCGCTGGCACCGGCAAGACGTACCTCGCCGTTGCGAAGGCCGTCCAGGCGCTCACCTCCCGCACTGTCAACCGGATCGTGCTGACCCGTCCTGCGGTCGAGTCGGGGGAGAACCTCGGATTCCTCCCCGGCACCCTCACCGAGAAGATCGACCCGTACATGCGGCCGTTGTACGACGCGCTGCACGACATGTTGGACCCCGACCTCATTCCGCGACTCCTGGCGAGCGGCACGATCGAGATCGCCCCACTGGCCTACATGCGCGGCCGTACGCTCTCGGGCGCGTTCGTGATCCTTGACGAGGCGCAGAACACCACACCGGAGCAGATGAAGATGTTCCTGACGCGACTCGGTTTCGGGTCGAAGATCGTTGTCACCGGCGACATCTCCCAGACCGACCTGCCCAGCGGCAAGCAGTCCGGCCTCAAGGTCGTCGAAGGGATCCTCACCGGGATCGACGACATCAGCTTCAACCGGCTGACCAGCCACGACGTCGTGCGCCATGAACTCGTCGGGCACATCGTGGCCGCGTACGACGCGCATGACGAGACCATCGAGAACACCAAGAGCACGCGGGAGCGAAAGTGA
- the hrcA gene encoding heat-inducible transcriptional repressor HrcA yields the protein MQGANSHSDRRLAVLRAIVEDYVSTHEPVGSKALVERHGLGVSPATVRNDMAALEDEGYISQPHTSAGRVPTDKGYRLFVDRLATVRPMTSGEKRAITTFLDGAVDLDDVVHRSVRLLSQLTRQVAVVQYPTLTRSTVRHIELVEVAPTRLLVVLILSTGRVEQRLIETTAPVAVDDLAAMRAWVNAATEGRTIPDAAIGLQHIPASPIAAPVVTTILEALSDERGGQRVAVAGASNLARYGDSFDTAVRPLLEALEEHVVLLTLLGEQAAGDSVTVRIGTEGPVQELAATSVVAAGYGPGADSVAALGVVGPTRMDYSSAMGSVHAVARYLSRILDGN from the coding sequence ATGCAGGGTGCGAACTCGCACAGCGATCGCCGCCTCGCGGTCCTCCGCGCCATCGTCGAGGACTACGTCTCCACCCATGAGCCCGTCGGGTCCAAGGCGCTCGTCGAGCGGCACGGCCTGGGCGTCAGCCCCGCCACCGTCCGCAACGACATGGCTGCCCTGGAGGACGAGGGCTACATCAGCCAGCCCCACACCAGCGCCGGACGCGTACCGACGGACAAGGGGTACCGACTGTTCGTCGACCGCCTCGCCACCGTGCGACCGATGACCAGCGGTGAGAAGCGCGCGATCACGACGTTCCTCGACGGAGCGGTGGATCTCGACGACGTGGTGCATCGCAGCGTCCGCCTCCTCAGTCAACTGACCCGCCAGGTCGCTGTCGTTCAGTACCCGACGCTCACCCGGTCCACCGTGCGACACATCGAGCTGGTCGAGGTCGCCCCGACGCGACTGCTCGTGGTCCTCATCCTCAGCACGGGCCGGGTCGAGCAGCGCCTCATTGAGACCACGGCCCCGGTTGCCGTCGATGATCTGGCGGCCATGCGTGCCTGGGTCAACGCCGCCACCGAGGGCAGGACGATCCCCGATGCAGCCATCGGCCTCCAGCACATTCCGGCCTCGCCGATCGCTGCGCCAGTCGTGACCACGATCCTCGAGGCGCTCAGCGACGAGCGTGGCGGCCAGCGGGTGGCCGTCGCCGGGGCAAGCAACCTCGCGCGGTACGGCGACAGTTTCGACACGGCCGTACGTCCCCTGCTGGAAGCCCTCGAGGAGCACGTCGTCCTGCTCACCCTGCTGGGGGAGCAGGCTGCCGGTGATTCAGTCACCGTCAGGATCGGCACGGAGGGCCCCGTCCAGGAACTCGCCGCCACCAGCGTGGTCGCCGCCGGCTACGGCCCCGGTGCGGATTCCGTGGCGGCGCTCGGTGTCGTCGGCCCCACCCGGATGGACTATTCATCGGCGATGGGCTCCGTCCACGCCGTCGCCCGCTACTTGTCCCGCATCCTCGACGGCAACTGA
- a CDS encoding cytidine/deoxycytidylate deaminase family protein, with amino-acid sequence MTHASPELSPEDAKLVTLARSTRARTRAAEGAAVRDLDGRTYAAATVALEALQVSAVGVAVAMAISSGSRGLEAVVLLTDGELTDSDRAVVAEFSGAGVPILVNPAR; translated from the coding sequence ATGACTCACGCCTCTCCTGAACTCAGCCCCGAGGACGCCAAGCTCGTGACGCTGGCTCGCAGCACGCGAGCGCGTACGCGCGCCGCCGAAGGCGCAGCGGTGCGGGATCTCGACGGACGCACGTACGCCGCGGCGACCGTGGCGCTCGAGGCGCTGCAGGTGTCGGCGGTCGGCGTCGCCGTCGCGATGGCGATCTCGTCGGGGTCCCGGGGGCTCGAGGCGGTCGTGCTCCTGACCGATGGTGAGCTGACTGACAGTGACCGCGCTGTCGTGGCCGAGTTCAGCGGCGCCGGCGTTCCAATTCTGGTGAACCCAGCTCGCTAG
- a CDS encoding Gmad2 immunoglobulin-like domain-containing protein, translated as MRTLPALIALGLALTGCGTTTAAVSGTPTNSSTPIPTVSIDTTPVSARSSVGQVVLTLSQPYGNTHATTSFAVVGTSNSVEANTPWALTNAAHKVVRQGAFTADGWGDKLYPYSGTVSVAGLPAGTYLFTVRIDDPSDGEGKPVPQVSRVVLVG; from the coding sequence ATGCGGACGTTGCCTGCCCTGATCGCCCTCGGACTCGCTCTCACCGGATGCGGCACGACCACTGCAGCGGTGTCGGGAACGCCGACCAACTCCTCGACCCCGATCCCCACCGTGTCGATCGACACCACGCCGGTCAGCGCCAGGAGTTCGGTCGGTCAGGTCGTCCTCACCCTGTCGCAGCCGTACGGCAACACGCACGCGACGACCAGTTTCGCCGTCGTGGGGACGTCCAACTCCGTCGAGGCGAACACGCCGTGGGCGCTGACGAACGCTGCTCACAAGGTTGTCCGCCAGGGCGCGTTCACGGCTGACGGTTGGGGCGACAAGCTCTACCCGTACAGCGGGACCGTGTCCGTAGCCGGTCTCCCGGCGGGGACATACCTCTTCACCGTCCGGATCGATGACCCCTCTGACGGCGAGGGCAAGCCGGTGCCGCAGGTCTCGCGGGTCGTACTCGTCGGTTAG
- a CDS encoding hemolysin family protein, whose amino-acid sequence MVDIGLLVAAAGCVVLAGLLSCADAALVSFSPARAAELAAARRGGATALVRLLDDRARFLNTGLLLRTLAEVAATVIVTLELYDATGHGWWPAAAIAIVLMVVVSFVAIGVAPRTVGRQHAETVALIGAVPLVGVTSILGPIPSLLILLGNALTPGAGFRKGPFTTETELREMVDLAEDRNLIDDDEREMIHSVLELGETRAREVMVPRGEIVFVERHKNLRQTMSLFLRSGFSRIPVIEDSLDNIVGFAYLKDIVRRDFEAPDVEKTERVEELMRPVTWVPDSKKVDELLADMQRGRQHIAIVVDEYGGTAGLITIEDILEEIVGEITDEHDTEDREPQKLPDGSWRVPARFLLDDVEDLVGVDVSDDEVDSVVGLLAKELGLVPIPGAMVETRGLRLQAEESAGRRNKVGTVLISLIEPEDGHDSRLS is encoded by the coding sequence ATGGTCGACATCGGACTTCTGGTCGCAGCTGCCGGCTGCGTCGTTCTGGCCGGGCTCCTGTCCTGCGCGGACGCTGCGCTCGTCTCCTTCTCGCCCGCGCGCGCTGCCGAACTGGCGGCAGCCAGGCGCGGGGGAGCCACGGCGCTTGTACGCCTCCTCGACGACCGGGCTCGGTTCCTCAACACAGGGTTGTTGCTGCGTACGCTCGCCGAGGTCGCAGCTACTGTGATCGTCACCCTGGAGCTCTACGACGCGACCGGGCACGGCTGGTGGCCGGCCGCAGCGATCGCGATCGTGCTGATGGTCGTGGTCAGTTTCGTGGCGATCGGCGTTGCGCCGCGTACGGTCGGACGCCAGCACGCTGAGACCGTGGCGCTGATCGGCGCCGTTCCCCTCGTCGGCGTCACCTCGATCCTGGGTCCGATCCCCAGCCTGCTGATTCTGCTCGGCAACGCCCTGACCCCCGGCGCCGGTTTCCGGAAGGGACCGTTCACCACCGAGACCGAGCTGCGCGAGATGGTCGACCTGGCCGAGGACCGCAACCTCATCGATGACGATGAGCGGGAGATGATCCACTCGGTGCTCGAGCTGGGCGAGACGCGTGCCCGGGAGGTGATGGTGCCCAGGGGTGAGATCGTCTTCGTGGAGCGCCACAAGAACCTGCGTCAGACGATGTCGCTGTTCCTGCGATCCGGATTCTCACGAATCCCCGTGATCGAGGACTCCCTCGACAACATTGTCGGCTTTGCATACCTCAAGGACATCGTTCGCCGCGACTTCGAAGCCCCTGACGTCGAGAAGACCGAGCGCGTCGAGGAGTTGATGCGGCCGGTGACCTGGGTGCCCGACTCCAAGAAGGTCGACGAGCTCCTCGCCGACATGCAGCGCGGCCGGCAACACATCGCGATCGTGGTGGACGAGTACGGCGGGACGGCCGGCCTGATCACCATCGAGGACATCCTCGAGGAGATCGTCGGGGAGATCACCGACGAACACGACACCGAGGACCGGGAGCCACAGAAGCTCCCGGACGGCTCCTGGCGGGTGCCGGCACGCTTCCTCCTGGACGATGTCGAGGACCTTGTCGGCGTGGATGTCAGCGACGACGAGGTCGATTCGGTCGTCGGGCTCCTTGCCAAGGAACTGGGCCTCGTCCCCATCCCGGGCGCCATGGTCGAGACCCGTGGCCTCCGCCTGCAGGCGGAGGAGTCCGCAGGCCGCCGGAACAAGGTCGGTACCGTGTTGATCTCACTCATCGAACCCGAGGACGGTCATGACTCACGCCTCTCCTGA
- the hemW gene encoding radical SAM family heme chaperone HemW: MPSALPDGEPAPADGSLPTTLSGRGLGFYVHVPFCSVRCGYCDFNTYTATELGPGVSQSTYASQAIAEIELSRRILGPATVDTVFFGGGTPTLLPAEDLVAMLVAIRDQFDLATDAEITTEANPDSVSLESLQTLREGGFTRISFGMQSAVPHVLAVLDRTHDPARVPQAVAWAREAGFEQVSLDLIYGTPGESMADWEASLDAALTCDPNHISAYSLIVEDGTALARRVRRGEVPMPEEDDFADKYEVADRMLRARGFGWYEVSNWATSTDARCRHNMLYWQGGDWWGIGPGAHSHVNGTRWWNAKHPTAYAARLAAGESPAAGRELLTDEDRRIERVLLELRLSDGMPTAVIGNEQAIDAQVGRGLLQRRGERLVLTDAGRLLADGVVRDLLD; this comes from the coding sequence ATGCCCTCTGCCCTGCCCGACGGCGAGCCCGCGCCGGCTGACGGCTCGCTCCCGACCACACTCAGCGGCAGGGGCCTCGGCTTCTACGTCCATGTGCCGTTCTGCTCGGTGCGCTGTGGCTACTGCGACTTCAACACCTACACCGCCACCGAGCTCGGCCCGGGCGTCTCGCAGAGTACGTACGCCTCGCAGGCGATCGCCGAGATCGAGTTGTCGCGACGAATCCTCGGACCGGCGACGGTCGACACCGTCTTCTTCGGAGGGGGTACGCCGACGCTGCTGCCCGCTGAGGACCTCGTGGCGATGCTCGTCGCGATCCGCGATCAGTTCGATCTGGCCACAGATGCCGAGATCACCACCGAGGCGAACCCGGATTCAGTGTCGTTGGAGTCGCTGCAGACCCTCCGCGAAGGTGGGTTCACCCGGATCTCCTTCGGGATGCAGTCGGCAGTCCCGCACGTACTCGCAGTCCTGGACCGGACCCACGACCCTGCCCGGGTGCCCCAGGCCGTCGCGTGGGCGCGGGAGGCGGGTTTCGAGCAGGTCTCTCTGGACCTGATCTACGGCACGCCCGGCGAGTCGATGGCCGACTGGGAGGCGTCGCTCGACGCCGCGCTCACGTGCGACCCCAATCACATTTCTGCGTACTCGCTCATCGTCGAGGACGGCACGGCGTTGGCACGGCGCGTACGCCGTGGCGAGGTGCCGATGCCCGAGGAGGACGATTTCGCCGACAAGTACGAGGTCGCCGACCGAATGCTGCGGGCGCGCGGATTCGGTTGGTACGAGGTGTCGAACTGGGCCACGTCAACAGACGCGCGCTGCCGGCACAACATGCTGTACTGGCAGGGCGGCGATTGGTGGGGCATCGGGCCCGGAGCACACAGCCACGTCAACGGCACCCGGTGGTGGAACGCGAAGCATCCGACCGCGTACGCGGCTCGCCTGGCCGCCGGGGAGAGCCCGGCGGCAGGGCGTGAACTCCTGACCGATGAGGACCGGCGGATCGAGCGGGTGCTCCTGGAGTTGCGGCTGAGCGACGGGATGCCGACCGCTGTGATCGGCAATGAGCAGGCCATCGATGCGCAGGTGGGGCGGGGGCTGCTCCAGCGACGCGGTGAGCGGCTGGTGCTCACCGATGCTGGCAGGCTGCTCGCCGACGGAGTCGTACGCGACCTGCTCGACTGA
- a CDS encoding 16S rRNA (uracil(1498)-N(3))-methyltransferase, with amino-acid sequence MSLPVHLVPDLGGSAVGSVVTITGDEAHHAVAVRRLRVGEQLMVVDGRGTVVTGTISETGKRELSVVVDDLSLHQEPTPSVTVVQAIPKGDRGELAVEVLTEIGVATIVPWAAARSVAVWKGERAEKSHARWAATAREAAKQARRAWFPTVAPMATTGQVKTIIAGSDLAVVLHEAATTTFETLPTPTGRVVLIVGPEGGLTEDEVAAFEAAGARTVRMGTEVLRTSTAGVAAASALLSRTPRWF; translated from the coding sequence ATGTCGCTTCCGGTGCATCTGGTCCCTGACCTGGGCGGTTCCGCCGTCGGATCGGTGGTGACCATCACCGGTGACGAAGCCCACCACGCCGTGGCCGTACGCCGGCTGCGGGTGGGGGAGCAACTGATGGTCGTCGATGGTCGCGGCACCGTCGTCACGGGCACCATCAGCGAGACCGGCAAGCGCGAGCTGTCAGTGGTCGTCGACGACCTGAGCCTCCATCAGGAACCAACGCCCTCGGTCACGGTGGTGCAGGCCATCCCGAAGGGCGACCGCGGCGAGTTGGCCGTCGAGGTGCTCACCGAGATCGGTGTCGCCACGATCGTGCCCTGGGCGGCTGCCCGCTCGGTGGCCGTCTGGAAGGGCGAACGAGCCGAGAAGTCGCACGCCCGATGGGCCGCGACGGCTCGTGAGGCGGCGAAGCAGGCGCGACGGGCATGGTTCCCCACGGTGGCGCCGATGGCGACCACTGGTCAGGTGAAGACGATCATCGCGGGATCAGACCTCGCGGTGGTCCTGCACGAGGCTGCGACGACGACGTTCGAAACCTTGCCGACCCCGACGGGTCGGGTCGTCTTGATTGTCGGCCCCGAGGGTGGCTTGACGGAGGACGAGGTGGCTGCGTTCGAGGCCGCCGGGGCTCGTACGGTCCGGATGGGCACCGAGGTGCTGCGTACGTCCACTGCGGGCGTGGCGGCCGCGTCCGCTCTGTTGTCGCGTACGCCCCGCTGGTTCTAA
- the ybeY gene encoding rRNA maturation RNase YbeY encodes MTIEIIDESGFGLDVEHFAKLARFVMDQMRVHPEAELCIKAVDEDTIATLNEQWMGKQGPTDVLAFPMDELLPGELDAELDEGVLGDLVLSPAVAERQGEAAGHGLLAELELLTTHGILHLLGYDHAEADEHQEMFGLQARLLTEWGSQAKAPQ; translated from the coding sequence GTGACGATCGAGATCATCGACGAGTCCGGGTTCGGCCTCGATGTCGAGCACTTCGCCAAGCTGGCCCGATTCGTGATGGACCAGATGCGGGTGCACCCGGAAGCCGAGTTGTGCATCAAGGCAGTCGATGAGGACACGATCGCCACGCTCAACGAGCAGTGGATGGGCAAGCAGGGTCCGACGGACGTGCTCGCGTTCCCGATGGACGAGCTCCTTCCCGGCGAACTCGATGCTGAGCTGGACGAAGGCGTGCTGGGTGATCTGGTGTTGTCGCCGGCCGTCGCGGAGCGTCAGGGAGAGGCTGCCGGGCACGGGCTACTCGCGGAACTCGAGCTGCTCACCACGCACGGCATCCTGCATCTGCTGGGCTATGACCACGCCGAGGCCGACGAGCACCAGGAAATGTTCGGGCTCCAGGCCCGGCTGCTGACCGAGTGGGGCTCCCAGGCGAAGGCGCCCCAGTAG
- a CDS encoding DUF3097 domain-containing protein has translation MVDRYGSDVLAGDWRTPARGRTVDVPATLGDVVEEVSTGFCGEIVGVDRQLSTVTLEDRRLKRRTFELGPGFLHEGRPVALVAAATSAAPAAPARTASGSIAVQGVRARTARASRIFVEGRHDAELVEKVWGDDLRIEGVVVEFLGGVDDLADHLMDFKPGPGRKVGVLVDHLVRGSKESRIADAIVRGPNGAHVRIVGHPFIDVWQAVKPDRLGLSAWPTIPRSIEWKKGICQHMGWPHRDQADIARAWKFILSKVNSYDDLEPALLGRVEELIDFVTVD, from the coding sequence ATGGTTGACCGGTACGGAAGCGATGTTCTCGCAGGCGATTGGCGTACGCCCGCCCGCGGCCGGACCGTGGACGTCCCCGCCACCCTCGGGGACGTCGTCGAAGAGGTCAGCACTGGCTTCTGCGGTGAGATCGTCGGTGTCGACCGGCAACTCAGCACGGTCACGCTTGAGGATCGTCGGCTCAAGCGGCGTACGTTCGAACTCGGCCCTGGATTCCTGCACGAGGGCCGACCAGTCGCGCTGGTCGCTGCGGCAACCTCTGCTGCACCAGCGGCACCGGCGCGTACCGCCTCTGGCTCCATCGCCGTCCAGGGTGTGCGTGCGCGTACCGCCCGCGCCTCGCGGATCTTCGTCGAGGGCCGCCACGACGCCGAGCTCGTGGAGAAGGTCTGGGGCGACGACTTGCGGATCGAGGGCGTGGTCGTGGAATTCCTCGGCGGCGTCGACGATCTGGCCGATCATCTGATGGACTTCAAGCCCGGACCCGGTCGCAAGGTCGGCGTCCTGGTGGACCACCTCGTACGCGGCTCCAAGGAGTCCCGGATCGCCGATGCGATTGTCCGCGGACCCAACGGGGCACACGTACGCATCGTCGGCCACCCGTTCATCGACGTCTGGCAGGCGGTGAAGCCGGATCGGCTCGGACTGTCGGCCTGGCCCACGATCCCGCGGTCGATCGAGTGGAAGAAGGGCATCTGCCAACACATGGGCTGGCCGCATCGCGATCAGGCCGACATCGCACGGGCGTGGAAGTTCATCCTCTCGAAGGTGAACTCCTACGACGACCTCGAGCCGGCCCTGCTCGGCCGCGTCGAGGAGCTGATCGACTTCGTCACGGTCGACTGA
- the dnaJ gene encoding molecular chaperone DnaJ — protein MDPYEVLGVPKDADDATIKKAYRKLARENHPDVNPDPIAQEKFKDVSHAYEILSDPQKRAAYDRGGDGVFGGFGQGFTFTDIMDAFFGQGGGTAQNRGPRPRQRRGQDALIRLDISLAEAAFGVTKELEVDTAIGCVTCQGAGTAPGARPAICETCRGAGEVAQVQRSFLGEIRTLRPCAACKGYGTVIADPCRDCAGEGRVRTHKTLKVAIPPGVDNGTRVHLAEQGEVGVGAGPAGDLYVEIRVEKHDLFTRQGNELHCVVTLPMTAAALGTKLTLPTLESDLESTPEEDRTFALDVRPGTQSGTDHVIKGRGVPGLRGGRGDLIVTVVVETPTKLDEGQEELLQQLAAVRGEQRPVGQLRATKKGVFGRLRDVVAPH, from the coding sequence TTGGATCCCTATGAGGTGCTTGGTGTCCCGAAGGACGCCGACGACGCCACCATCAAGAAGGCGTACCGGAAGCTCGCCCGGGAGAACCACCCGGACGTCAACCCGGACCCGATCGCGCAGGAGAAGTTCAAGGATGTCTCCCACGCGTATGAGATCCTGAGTGACCCGCAGAAGCGGGCGGCGTACGACCGCGGCGGCGATGGTGTCTTCGGCGGCTTCGGTCAGGGCTTCACCTTCACCGACATCATGGACGCGTTCTTCGGCCAGGGCGGCGGCACGGCGCAGAACCGTGGCCCGCGCCCGCGCCAACGTCGTGGACAGGATGCCCTGATCCGGCTCGACATCTCGCTGGCCGAGGCTGCGTTCGGCGTCACCAAGGAGCTCGAGGTCGACACGGCCATCGGGTGCGTGACGTGTCAGGGCGCGGGGACCGCTCCCGGCGCGCGGCCTGCCATCTGCGAGACGTGCCGCGGAGCCGGCGAAGTGGCACAGGTGCAGCGTTCCTTCCTAGGGGAGATCCGTACGCTCCGCCCGTGCGCGGCATGCAAGGGCTACGGCACGGTCATCGCTGACCCGTGTCGCGACTGCGCCGGCGAGGGCCGCGTACGCACCCACAAGACTCTCAAGGTGGCGATCCCGCCGGGCGTCGACAACGGCACGCGCGTGCACCTCGCCGAGCAGGGCGAGGTCGGCGTCGGTGCGGGTCCGGCAGGTGATCTGTACGTCGAGATCCGGGTGGAGAAGCACGATCTGTTCACCCGACAGGGCAACGAACTGCACTGTGTCGTCACGCTTCCGATGACGGCGGCGGCTCTCGGCACCAAACTCACGCTCCCGACGCTGGAGTCGGATCTGGAGTCCACGCCGGAGGAGGACCGCACCTTCGCTCTGGACGTACGTCCGGGCACCCAGTCGGGCACCGACCATGTCATCAAGGGTCGCGGCGTACCGGGCCTCCGCGGTGGGCGCGGCGACCTGATCGTCACGGTCGTGGTGGAGACGCCGACGAAGCTCGACGAGGGCCAGGAGGAGTTGCTCCAGCAACTCGCTGCCGTGCGCGGCGAGCAGCGCCCCGTCGGCCAGCTGCGGGCAACCAAGAAGGGCGTCTTCGGGCGCCTGCGCGACGTCGTCGCACCGCACTGA